From one Peredibacter starrii genomic stretch:
- the glmS gene encoding glutamine--fructose-6-phosphate transaminase (isomerizing), translating to MCGIVGYSGPQNSVGPIIEGLSRLEYRGYDSAGICLKINNELQIVKKEGKLDNLKALLNESKPFSNTGIGHTRWATHGAVTTDNAHPHGNEIFAVVHNGIIENAPSLKKDLIAEGFQFKSQTDSEVFLVLLTKFYKQTGNTLQSISKAFNLITGNSAFVITEKASDKLYAIKRSAPLVVGENKDNREAFVSSDPFALVGFAPRIYFPQDGVICEGVVTANDVTINFYELDLTPSSRYKFQANSMSMDTTTKGPYEHYMLKEIHEQPALVDKLAAFYIKNEGRKELDSLKGFKAPAWHLTACGTAWHAGLVIKNYFEQINRQRADVDIASEFRYREPILNKGEVGLFISQSGETADTLACQELCKEKGIETFSIVNTEGSTLFRNSDKNFLIHAGVEIGVASTKAFTLQALTGYLMSRAMEGTLDDPKLFSEIQLLSNRIGELCAQSDSLKEVAEKIYTKKGFIFTGRGKYFPIALEGALKLKEIAYVHAEGYAAGELKHGPIALIDENIVNIAVVGPELLEKTVSNVEEVKARRGIMVVVGPKNSPEIEHLADAYIPLDFNGLPNLSPLYVNVALQFLAYHIAKLKGTDIDKPRNLAKSVTVE from the coding sequence ATGTGCGGAATCGTAGGCTATTCCGGACCACAAAATTCTGTGGGTCCTATCATTGAAGGTTTATCGCGTCTTGAATATCGCGGATACGATTCGGCCGGGATCTGTCTCAAGATCAACAACGAACTTCAAATCGTTAAAAAAGAAGGTAAGCTCGATAATTTAAAAGCACTTTTAAATGAGAGTAAGCCTTTTTCAAATACAGGTATCGGTCACACTCGTTGGGCCACCCACGGTGCAGTTACCACTGACAACGCTCACCCACACGGAAATGAGATCTTCGCAGTTGTTCACAACGGTATTATCGAAAACGCTCCATCACTTAAAAAAGATCTTATTGCTGAAGGTTTTCAGTTTAAATCTCAAACCGATTCAGAAGTGTTCTTAGTTTTGTTAACAAAATTTTACAAACAAACCGGAAACACTCTTCAATCAATTTCAAAAGCTTTCAACCTCATCACTGGTAACTCAGCTTTCGTAATCACAGAGAAGGCAAGTGATAAACTTTACGCCATCAAGCGTTCAGCTCCACTGGTAGTGGGAGAGAACAAAGACAATCGTGAAGCATTCGTATCTTCGGATCCTTTCGCACTGGTTGGCTTTGCTCCAAGAATTTATTTCCCCCAAGACGGCGTGATCTGTGAAGGTGTTGTTACTGCAAATGATGTAACAATCAATTTCTATGAACTAGATCTTACTCCATCAAGCCGTTATAAGTTTCAAGCAAACTCAATGTCGATGGACACAACAACAAAAGGTCCATACGAGCACTACATGCTTAAAGAAATCCATGAGCAACCAGCTCTTGTGGATAAGCTTGCTGCTTTCTACATCAAGAACGAAGGTAGAAAAGAGCTTGATTCACTTAAAGGTTTCAAGGCCCCGGCATGGCACTTAACTGCTTGTGGTACTGCTTGGCACGCGGGTCTTGTGATTAAGAACTACTTTGAACAAATCAACCGTCAGCGCGCTGATGTGGATATTGCTTCTGAGTTCCGTTACCGCGAACCCATTCTTAACAAAGGTGAAGTAGGTCTTTTCATTTCTCAATCAGGTGAAACTGCCGACACGCTTGCTTGTCAGGAACTTTGTAAAGAAAAAGGTATCGAGACTTTCTCAATCGTGAACACTGAAGGTTCTACTCTTTTCAGAAACTCAGATAAAAACTTCCTGATCCACGCTGGTGTAGAAATCGGTGTTGCTTCTACGAAGGCCTTCACGCTTCAGGCTCTGACTGGTTATCTTATGAGCCGTGCGATGGAAGGAACTCTTGATGATCCAAAACTGTTCTCTGAGATCCAGCTTCTTTCAAACCGCATTGGCGAACTTTGTGCTCAATCGGATTCACTAAAAGAAGTGGCAGAGAAAATTTATACGAAGAAAGGCTTCATCTTCACTGGCCGTGGGAAGTATTTCCCAATCGCTCTTGAAGGTGCACTTAAACTTAAAGAGATCGCTTACGTTCATGCTGAAGGCTATGCGGCCGGTGAACTTAAACACGGTCCGATCGCCCTGATCGATGAGAACATCGTAAACATCGCAGTGGTCGGTCCTGAGCTTCTTGAGAAGACAGTATCAAACGTTGAAGAAGTTAAAGCTCGTCGCGGAATCATGGTTGTTGTTGGTCCTAAGAATTCACCAGAGATTGAGCACCTTGCTGATGCTTATATCCCGCTTGATTTCAACGGCCTTCCAAACCTAAGCCCGTTATACGTGAACGTGGCGTTGCAGTTCCTTGCTTATCACATTGCCAAACTTAAAGGCACAGACATTGATAAACCAAGAAACCTCGCGAAGTCAGTTACGGTAGAATAA
- the glmU gene encoding bifunctional UDP-N-acetylglucosamine diphosphorylase/glucosamine-1-phosphate N-acetyltransferase GlmU produces MKIETPKALAKTAGRPLLEYVVDAALNFASHSSLKAEIGLVVGHKKELLEEWLSTHSQKQFLKTAWQKEQNGTADALKSCFHDQPHFWDYTYTLVACADTPLLEEAEFNKLFEVLKADPKLVGVAATFEAHDPTGLGRIVHGKNGFQIVEEKDASPEQRKITEVNSGVYILKTSHVKEVLGTISNNNKSGEFYLTDLFQDKYSVKPVKFPSEVPFLGINTLEQLAEVTKLFRAKKLKKLFTEGVEFLNPDSVHIDDAVTIGVGSIIYPGVTLLGNTKIGNGVVVETGSFIRDSIVHDGAEILAHSYLEGALVHKDATIGPMARLRQGADIGPEAKIGNFVEVKKSKLDKGVKVSHLSYVGDAEIGENTNIGCGFISCNYDGANKHKTKIGKNSFIGSDVQMIAPIEIGNDAFVAAGSTISKSVPDGAFAITRAQQVTKEGAAKRFIKTKKS; encoded by the coding sequence ATGAAAATTGAGACCCCAAAGGCCCTGGCAAAAACTGCGGGTAGGCCCCTTTTGGAATATGTGGTCGATGCTGCTCTTAATTTTGCCTCTCATTCCTCTCTGAAAGCAGAGATTGGATTGGTAGTAGGTCACAAGAAAGAATTACTAGAGGAATGGCTAAGTACTCACAGTCAAAAACAATTTCTAAAAACCGCCTGGCAGAAAGAGCAAAACGGAACTGCTGACGCTCTGAAATCTTGCTTCCACGATCAACCTCATTTTTGGGACTACACTTACACATTAGTTGCATGTGCAGATACTCCGCTCTTAGAAGAAGCAGAATTCAACAAACTTTTTGAAGTACTAAAGGCCGATCCAAAATTAGTAGGAGTGGCCGCTACATTCGAGGCACATGATCCAACCGGTCTCGGAAGAATTGTTCACGGCAAGAATGGCTTTCAGATCGTTGAAGAGAAAGATGCCTCTCCTGAACAAAGAAAAATCACAGAGGTAAATTCTGGTGTTTATATTCTTAAAACGTCACACGTTAAAGAAGTGCTAGGAACAATTTCGAATAACAATAAATCTGGTGAATTCTATCTCACTGATTTATTCCAAGATAAATATTCTGTGAAGCCCGTGAAGTTTCCCTCGGAAGTTCCATTTTTGGGAATCAATACGCTTGAACAGCTTGCCGAAGTAACGAAACTTTTCAGAGCTAAAAAGCTTAAAAAGCTTTTTACGGAGGGGGTTGAGTTTTTGAATCCCGATTCAGTTCATATCGATGATGCCGTCACGATTGGTGTTGGCTCGATTATTTATCCAGGAGTGACTCTTCTGGGGAATACTAAAATTGGTAATGGGGTAGTGGTTGAAACTGGCTCATTTATCCGAGACAGTATTGTTCACGATGGGGCAGAAATTCTTGCTCATAGCTATCTCGAGGGCGCTTTGGTACACAAAGATGCAACCATTGGTCCTATGGCCCGTCTTCGCCAAGGTGCTGACATTGGTCCAGAGGCCAAGATAGGAAACTTCGTTGAAGTTAAAAAATCAAAACTTGATAAAGGTGTGAAGGTCTCTCACTTAAGTTACGTGGGCGATGCTGAGATTGGCGAGAACACAAACATTGGTTGTGGTTTCATCAGCTGTAACTATGATGGGGCCAATAAGCACAAGACTAAAATCGGTAAGAATTCATTCATCGGCTCTGATGTTCAGATGATTGCTCCGATTGAAATCGGCAATGACGCATTCGTAGCAGCAGGGTCAACTATCAGTAAAAGTGTCCCTGACGGCGCCTTTGCTATAACCCGAGCACAACAGGTCACTAAAGAAGGGGCCGCCAAGCGATTCATCAAGACGAAAAAGTCCTAA
- a CDS encoding ATP-dependent helicase, with protein sequence MNLDFLNESQRQAVLMTDGPVMILAGAGSGKTRTLVARIQYLLEEKRVSPYQILAVTFSNKAAREMRERLAVNTSVNVGTLQVTTFHAFCAKVLRMEATYLGLSKNFTIYDDGESQSIIKAILTKRGINQKELSPYTVAAFIDGLKNLGYYMGLARNADVEKYAEDKRLFDIFMEYEAELHRSNAVDFGGLITGVLNLFRSYPEVLQKYQQKFKYVLVDEYQDTNRAQFDLILQLSQTHRNLCVVGDEDQSIYSWRGADIRNILDYESVFPEAKLIKLEQNYRSSKKIIEAASEVISRNLARKGKQMWTDNDEGEEIRIVECRDDKAEADFVGQQIRHLVQEGVSLKDIAVFYRNNAHSRTIEDALRKEKFPYRVVAGIKFYDRKEIKDMISYMRVVVNKKDSLALTRIINTPARGVGATSLRKLEDEAVRLQLSLFELLEKIVESPAEFKHLSLSGKVQSAVYQLVHLIQEVQVLETQNHSPSFSYEKLLNESGYYEVLRADKSYEGAARLENLEELMSAIKQFEDSENEPNMVKFLETITLDTTVSEDGSTDQVSLMTVHGSKGLEYPYVFLIGIEENIFPSYKSLEVGPVALEEERRLFYVAMTRAMKQLTITFAQSRLLWGSIKFNGPSQFLHEIPAQYYRWDFFQTGSKKAQFDNYSQSYDDWDQSNHSSDDQVFYKEKVYQTKKAVANLSNYPSGSKIVHALYGEGTVLDTEGLGQDEKVTILFRDGVRKKFMVKFAPLQKA encoded by the coding sequence ATGAATTTAGATTTTCTGAACGAATCTCAAAGACAAGCAGTACTCATGACCGATGGACCGGTCATGATACTTGCTGGTGCAGGTTCTGGTAAAACCAGAACGCTGGTAGCACGAATTCAGTACTTACTGGAAGAGAAGCGTGTCAGCCCATATCAAATCCTGGCAGTAACGTTTTCGAACAAGGCCGCTCGTGAAATGCGTGAGCGTCTGGCGGTCAATACTTCGGTGAATGTTGGAACTCTACAGGTAACGACCTTCCACGCTTTTTGTGCGAAGGTTCTCCGCATGGAAGCGACCTACTTAGGTCTAAGTAAAAACTTCACCATCTACGATGACGGTGAGTCTCAATCCATTATCAAAGCAATTCTCACTAAGCGTGGGATCAATCAAAAAGAGCTTTCACCGTATACGGTGGCGGCCTTCATTGATGGTCTAAAGAATCTTGGTTACTACATGGGCCTTGCCCGCAATGCAGATGTTGAGAAATATGCTGAAGACAAGCGTCTCTTTGATATTTTCATGGAGTACGAAGCTGAGCTTCATCGTTCAAATGCCGTGGACTTTGGTGGACTAATTACTGGTGTTTTAAATCTGTTCCGTTCTTATCCTGAAGTACTACAAAAGTATCAACAGAAGTTTAAATACGTTCTGGTGGATGAGTATCAAGATACTAACCGGGCCCAGTTTGATCTGATTCTTCAATTAAGCCAAACTCACCGCAATCTGTGCGTAGTAGGTGATGAAGATCAGTCCATCTATTCTTGGCGTGGAGCTGATATTAGAAATATCCTGGATTACGAATCAGTTTTCCCGGAAGCAAAACTCATTAAGCTTGAGCAAAACTACCGTTCTTCGAAAAAGATCATTGAGGCCGCATCAGAAGTTATTTCCCGAAACCTTGCCCGTAAAGGTAAGCAGATGTGGACAGACAATGATGAAGGTGAAGAGATCCGTATCGTTGAATGTCGTGATGATAAAGCGGAAGCGGACTTTGTGGGTCAGCAAATCAGGCATTTGGTTCAAGAAGGCGTTTCATTAAAAGATATTGCTGTCTTCTACCGAAACAACGCTCACTCGAGAACCATCGAGGACGCTTTAAGAAAAGAAAAGTTTCCATACAGAGTTGTGGCAGGGATCAAGTTCTACGACCGTAAAGAGATCAAAGATATGATTTCTTATATGCGTGTAGTGGTGAACAAAAAAGACTCCCTGGCGCTCACTCGTATTATCAATACTCCTGCTCGTGGGGTAGGTGCTACATCACTTCGAAAACTTGAAGACGAGGCCGTTCGCCTTCAGCTTTCATTATTTGAACTTTTAGAAAAGATCGTGGAGTCTCCTGCGGAGTTCAAACATCTTTCTCTTTCTGGAAAAGTTCAAAGTGCAGTTTATCAACTCGTTCATTTAATTCAAGAGGTTCAGGTCCTTGAGACCCAGAACCATTCTCCAAGCTTTAGCTATGAGAAACTCTTAAATGAATCAGGTTATTATGAAGTTCTTCGCGCGGACAAAAGTTACGAGGGTGCAGCTCGCTTAGAGAACTTAGAAGAACTTATGAGTGCCATTAAGCAGTTTGAGGACTCGGAGAATGAACCAAATATGGTGAAGTTCCTTGAGACCATCACGCTTGATACCACTGTTTCAGAAGATGGTTCAACTGATCAAGTATCACTCATGACCGTTCACGGCTCTAAAGGTCTTGAATATCCCTACGTATTCTTAATTGGAATTGAAGAAAATATTTTTCCTTCTTATAAGAGTTTAGAAGTGGGTCCAGTCGCACTTGAAGAAGAGCGTCGTCTTTTCTACGTGGCGATGACCCGAGCGATGAAACAATTAACAATTACCTTCGCCCAAAGCAGACTTTTGTGGGGAAGTATCAAATTTAATGGCCCAAGCCAGTTCTTACATGAGATTCCGGCGCAGTACTACAGATGGGACTTCTTTCAAACTGGTTCCAAGAAGGCCCAATTCGATAATTACTCTCAATCATATGATGATTGGGACCAATCTAATCATTCTTCTGATGATCAGGTCTTCTACAAAGAGAAAGTCTATCAGACGAAGAAGGCGGTCGCGAATCTCTCAAACTATCCGTCAGGTTCTAAAATTGTTCACGCCCTCTATGGGGAAGGAACCGTTTTAGATACTGAAGGACTGGGACAAGATGAAAAAGTCACCATTCTTTTCCGTGATGGAGTACGAAAGAAATTCATGGTGAAATTTGCTCCACTTCAAAAGGCATAA